The bacterium Unc6 genome contains the following window.
GATTACGCGGCCAGGTTATCCCGTATAATTTATGCCTTTTTTCATCCAGAGCTAAGGTGCGGCTTCCTTCTTTTACCGGTCCGATTCCCAAATCACTAATCTGATTGGTTTTTGGATTGTAGGTGAAAATGTGGGAACCAGGAAAGAACCGTTTGGTATCGTCCCAGCAGTTCCAGGGACTCCAAATCGGGTCTCCCCAGGGTGGACCAGAAGCATGGGTGGCGCAGTATAAAAGGCCATCACTACCCGGTAAAAGGCAATAATGAATCTTGGACTGTGTGGCGTGACCGTTGTCAGGTGGTTCGCCGAGCTCAGGTCCGACTTCAATAAGATATTCTAATTCTTTTATCTCCGGCCGGTACCGGAGAATAAAGACGCTTAAGCCCCCGGTTGCCTCTCCGCAGGCTCCAATATAAATATTACCATCGGCGCCGGTACAAAGACCCCAGGTGGAGTCGTGAAAAGGCAATTCCTTAAAGGGCAAGTATTCTACCGTCCCTTCTAGTGCAGTCTTATGCGTTAACCCCTTACTATACATTTTGATCTTTCTTTTCATCTGTCTAAAACATACCACATTCTCATCTGTGCTATTTCGCTTTTCAAAAACCATTCTGATAAGAAATCAGGGGAATCTGCCGGCGATAATAACGGAAGGTGGCGCAAGAACAGGTTAGGCGCAAAAATCCGGACAGATGCACCGCCGTCAGCGCCAACCATATGAAAACCACTTTTCCATTTTGTCATAACCGAACTTCTCTGCCGGAAGAGGCAGAACGGTAAATACCCTCAATGATTTTGCTCACCGCCAAAATTTCTGCCGGAGTAGTAATCGGCGCACGCCCTTCCCGGATACAGGAGACAAAATCTTTTATCTCGGCGTCACAGAGGTTGACCGAAGGTAGATCAGGAACCGTATCTGTAAGCACCCCGAAATCTTCGCCAAATATTTTCAAACCAGAATCATCTTCTCTGGCACCGGCTTTTGTGCCAAAAAGGTCATATGTAAGGCCTGTTTGGGAATTCCCGGCCCAGGAAGCCTCCAGGACCAAAGTGGCGCCATTTGCAAAACGAATAAAGGCTCCCGCAAGGTCCTCAACATCAAAGGGGCCGGTGAACTTATCGCCGACCCGGCTGTCGGGTGGCGGCCAACCGCCATCCGTAGCAATTTTTTTGAACTTCTGGTAAGTAACGCCAATAACCGAAACCGGTTTGGGTGCATCCATTAACCAGTAAGTCTTATCCAAAACATGGACACCCACATCAATCAACGGTCCTCCTCCGGAAAGTTTCTTATTAGTGAACCACCCGCCCAATCCGGGTATTCCTCTTCGCCTCAGACAACCTGCCCTGGCATAATAAATATCTCCGAATTCACCCCGGTTAATTATTTTCCTAAGGAAAACGGAAGCAGAGGAAAAGCGATGCAAAAATGCCACCATAAATTTCCGGCCAGTTTTTTTAACCTTTATCAGAATTTCTTCTGTTTCCTTGCTGTTCATTGCCACCGGTTTTTCGCAGAGAACGTCCTTCCCAGCAGATAATGCCAGAATCGCCTGTTCTTTGTGAAGATAGTTGGGCGAACAGATACTGATGATGTCAATCTCTTTTTTCCCGATTAATTCCCGGTAATCAGCAAAGGTTTCGGGTATCTGAAACCTTTTCGCCACCATTTCTAGTTTTTCTTTATTCGGATCAGCAAGTGCCACAACCTCCACTTCAGCTAACTTCTGAAAACTTGGGATATGTCCGAACTGGGCGATGCCACCGGCCCCAACAATTCCCACCTTCAACTTTTTTGCCATACTTCCTCCTTTTCTAGTCCCTCTTCTCTTCTCCATTTCTTTCAAAGAGGTAAATTATTACGCTTTAAAAATACTTTTATTATCCCATCATAAAATGCTTCTTTTACAATTTCAAGAGTGCCTTCGAAACATTTTATCACTTTATTCTGGCGTGAAACAAATTGGTTGTCATTTATGTAAAATCGTAGTGGTTCATTTTTTGCTTTTGAAATACCAATTCTAGAAGTGACCACAATATTGGAATAATCGCAGTTATCATGAATAAGTAGCTCCCCTTGTGTAAGGTCGAAGCCATTTTGCTCTACTGTAATACCCAATGCCTGTGTTAGTTTGCCAGGCCCATTTGTAAGAGATAATAAGCCCTCTATACCTCGGTTTTCTTGCATCACCGATATACCTCTTGTCGGTTCCAAAGCTCTTACTAAAACACAGCCTGCAATATTTGGTTCTTCTGTTATTGCATTAAGACAATAGTATATTCCATAATTTATAACAATATATGCAATACCTGGGTTTCCCCAAAAAATTTTCGTGCGTTGAGTTTTACCAAAAAAGGCATGGCAGGCTGGATCTATTTCTCCAAGATATGCTTCTGTCTCAACAATTTTTCCTGCAATAATTCCTTTTGGTGTATTATGAAAAAGAATCTTGCCAAGTAAATCTAAAGATACCAAGATAGTGGGACGGGCATAAAACGCTCGAGGTAATACTTTAATATTATTATTTCCATTTATATTTTTCATATTCTACCAAACAAAATGTCGCCTAACAGGGCAAGCGGCAAGGCAGAAGTGCCCTATCCCAACTTGTTCTATACAGTTTCGTTTAGAATTTCTAATACCTTATCGGAAAGCAATGTATAACAATCCTTCCTGCCTGCTGACAGGCTCGTGAGCACAAATTACCACACTATCTTCTCATTCTCTCTATGATTGCGTCTGCCATTTCTGATGTGCCCACAGCTGATGCAATATCTGTTTTGCCTTTTAAGTCATATGTAACATATCTTCCCTCTTTTATAACATCGGCAACTGCGTTGTAAAGTCTTTCAGCTGCTTTTTTTTCCTGTATATGCTGTAACATTAAAACTGATGAAAGAAGCATTGCAGTGGGATTTACCTTGTTCATTCCTTTGTATCTTGGGGCACTTCCGTGAACTGCTTCAAAAACAACAATGTTATCTCCAAAGTTTGCACCCGGCGCCATCCCCAGTCCCCCTATAAGCCCTGCACAAAGGTCAGATATTATATCGCCATAAAGGTTGGGAAGAACAAGAACATCATAAAGTTCTGGTTTCTGAACTAATTGCATACACATATTGTCAACTATTCTATCTTCAAACTCTACTTTCTCTTGGTACTGTTGTGCAACCTCTCTTGCAACCCATAAAAATAAGCCGTCTGTTGCTTTCATTATATTCGCCTTGTGAACAACGGTGACCTTTTTTCTATTATTCTTTACTGCATACTCAAATGCAAACCTTACAATTCTTCTTGTAGCCAGTTCAGATATAGGTTTTATACTTATTGCGGAATTGCTTATATTCTTTTTTATGCCCAATGAACTTATAAGTTCTGCGATTTTCAGTGCCTCACCTGTCCCATAATTAAACTCTATGCCTGCATACAAATCTTCCGTATTTTCCCTTACGACAACAATATCTATATCCTTATATCTTGACCTTGCACCTTCAAGGAGTTTGCATGGTCTTATACAGGCATATAAATCAAGCTCCATACGAAGTGCAACATTAACGCTTCTTATCCCGCTTCCCACAGGGGTGGTTAGCGGCCCTTTCAAGGCAACCCTGTTTTTTTTTATAGAGTAAACAACACACTGGGGAAGAAGGTCATTGGTTTTTTTAAAAACATCAAGCCCCGCATTCTGTATATCCCATTGTATGTCTACCCCTGTTGCTTCTATACATTGGACAGCAGCAGAGGTGATCTCAGGACCTATTCCATCGC
Protein-coding sequences here:
- a CDS encoding isocitrate dehydrogenase; protein product: MKKHNITLIPGDGIGPEITSAAVQCIEATGVDIQWDIQNAGLDVFKKTNDLLPQCVVYSIKKNRVALKGPLTTPVGSGIRSVNVALRMELDLYACIRPCKLLEGARSRYKDIDIVVVRENTEDLYAGIEFNYGTGEALKIAELISSLGIKKNISNSAISIKPISELATRRIVRFAFEYAVKNNRKKVTVVHKANIMKATDGLFLWVAREVAQQYQEKVEFEDRIVDNMCMQLVQKPELYDVLVLPNLYGDIISDLCAGLIGGLGMAPGANFGDNIVVFEAVHGSAPRYKGMNKVNPTAMLLSSVLMLQHIQEKKAAERLYNAVADVIKEGRYVTYDLKGKTDIASAVGTSEMADAIIERMRR